One Polynucleobacter sp. SHI8 genomic window, GCGAATCATTCTTTTTTGCAAAGCAGGTACCGCAGCATTGCCAACCTCAACCGCCAAATCTCCTCTAGCAACCATGATGCCATCAGAAGCCATAATAATTTCTTCTAACACTCCTGGTTCAATAGCTTCAGCTCTCTCAATTTTTGCAATTAATCGAACTTCATGATTTTTTGCAACGCAATGTGCCTGGGCAAGCTCTCTAGCCAATTGCATATCTTGTGCATTTTTAGGAAAGCTAATCGCGATAAAATCCACTCGCATATCAATTGCTGTTGCTAAATCCTCTATATCTTTTTCAGTTAACGCTGGTGCCGTTAAACCTCCTCCAGCACGATTAATTCCCTTATTGTTGGATAGTTCACCACCCATTTCTACTTCTGTATGAATACAATCTCCAACAATTTGTTCTACGCGAAGAACAATTAAGCCGTCGTTGAGTAGTAACTGATCCCCTGCAACAACATCTCTAGGTAAGTTTTTATAATCCAAACCAACTTGCCCTGAGTTGCCGATTGTGCAATTGGCATCTAATAGAAATTTTTGGCCAACCTCTAATTGGACTTTGCCATTCTCAAATTTACCCACCCTAATTTTGGGCCCTTGTAAATCAGCCATTATGGCAATTTCTTTACCAACCTCTCGAGAAATATCTCGAACCAATTGAGCACGATCTCTATGGTCTTGAGCAACTCCGTGCGAGAAATTCAACCTCACTACATCCACGCCAGCCAAAATAATCTTCTTTAAAACATCTAGATTTGTAGTAGCAGGGCCTAAAGTGGCAACAATTTTGGTGGCACGAGACAAACTCATTCAGCAGCTCTTTCTTGAAGTATTGCAATGGCAGGCAAAACTTTGCCCTCTAAAAACTCTAAAAATGCACCTCCGCCAGTAGAAATATATCCGACTTGCTTTTCAATTCCGTATTTAGCAATCGCCGCTAGAGTATCTCCACCACCTGCTACAGAAAATCCTGGACTATGCGCAATTGCAGCTGCCAACATCTTGGTACCACCACCAAATTGATCAATCTCGAAAACACCAACCGGACCATTCCATAAAATCGTACCGGCATGCGCAATCATCTGCGATAAACGCGCGGCTGTTTTAGGGCCGATATCTAAAATCATGTCATCGCTAGCCACATCATGAGAGGCAACGGTATTAGCCCGAGCTAAAGGAGAAAGCTCATTGGCTACAATCACATCCTCCGGAATAGGAACTGAGGCTCCTCGTTGATGCATGATGTT contains:
- the pyk gene encoding pyruvate kinase; amino-acid sequence: MSRATKIVATLGPATTNLDVLKKIILAGVDVVRLNFSHGVAQDHRDRAQLVRDISREVGKEIAIMADLQGPKIRVGKFENGKVQLEVGQKFLLDANCTIGNSGQVGLDYKNLPRDVVAGDQLLLNDGLIVLRVEQIVGDCIHTEVEMGGELSNNKGINRAGGGLTAPALTEKDIEDLATAIDMRVDFIAISFPKNAQDMQLARELAQAHCVAKNHEVRLIAKIERAEAIEPGVLEEIIMASDGIMVARGDLAVEVGNAAVPALQKRMIRLATEADKFVITATQMMESMITSPIPTRAEVSDVANAVLDGTDAVMLSAETATGQFPVKVVEQMAAICLAAEKSEAVTLDADFLDQTFTRIDQSIALGALFTAYHLKVKAIAALTESGSTALWMSRHKIHIPIFALTKRVETQRAMAMYRNVTPLQIDVSADRDTALQEVEQLLLSKGVVKPGDMVALTVGEPMGQAGGTNTLKIIKVK